The DNA segment GGAACCCGCATCGCTTCTCGAAATGCCACCAGCCGTTGGCAAGGTTCCGAAGGCCCAGAAATCATCTACAATCCCGACACCCAATATTACTATCTTTTCTTGGCTTATGATGGCCTTGATGTTCCTTACAACACCAGGGTTTGCCGTTCAAAAAGTATTACAGGGCCTTTTGTAGGTATCAACGGAGCCAATGTTACCAATGGAGCCGATGCTTGGCCTATGCTTACGCATCCTTACAGTTTCAACAACCATACCGGATGGGTTGGATTTGCACATTGTTCCGTTTTCCAAAATCCAGACACCAAACAATGGTTTTATGCTTCTCAGGCTCGTTTGCCAAAGGATGTGCCGGGCATCAATGTATCGAATGCCTTGATGATGGGACACGTTCGCGCCATAAAATGGACCGAAGACGGTTGGCCGGTTGTCGATGCTGAACGCTATGCAGCCGTGCCCGAAACCACAATTACCGAGGCTTCATTTATTGGTTCATGGGAACAAATCACGATGAATTATCAGTATGCAACCATCCAAAAATCGGTTACCATATACTTGACCGCCGACAAAAAGGTGAGCGGTGGAGTTACCGGAACTTGGTCGTATGACAGCACCAACAAAACATTGACCGTAAATGGCATAAAATGCAAAGTCAGCGATGCTTGGGATTGGGAAAAAAGCACTCGCAAAGTAACCATTTCCTATTCTGGACTTACCGCTGCAGGCGTTCCTGTTTGGGGCAAAAAAATAGATTGATAATTTTTTAATATTGAATTAGTTAGTTAAAAAATGCTCTTCTTGTTTGTATACATGAAGAGCATTTGGATAAAATAACCTCCCTAAAGCACTTTAAAGTCTTTAAAAAAAATGAAAAAAACACTTACCATCGTATCGCTTTTGGCACTCCTTTCGTCTTGCAAAACCACAAAGCCAGAGAACAGTGCGGCTTCCGCCAATGCTGGAAATACGACCCAAACCATCAACAATCCCATCATCAAGGACAAATACACCGCAGACCCGGCAGCTTTGGTGTACAAGGACAAAGTCTATCTTTATACGGGACACGACGTTCCAGAGAAAAATGTCAATTCGTATCGAATGAATGATTGGCTGGTATATTCCTCATCAGACATGACCCATTGGGAAGAGCATCCCGTTCCTCTTAAAACAACCGATTTTGCTTGGGCAAAAGGTGATGCTTGGGCAGGACAAGTGATTGAAAGAAACGGAAAATTCTATTGGTATGTGACCGTTTCGCACGGAACCATCCACGGAAAATCAATTGGCATTGCCGTTTCGGATAGTCCAATTGGCCCATTCAAAGACGCTTTGGGAAAAGCAATTATCACCAATGACATGACAACTAAAACCGCTATTAGTTGGGATGATATCGACCCTACTGTTATCATCGACAATGGCCAGGCTTATCTTTTTTGGGGAAATACGGTTTGCAACTACGTGAAATTAAAAGAAAACATGATAGAAATGGATGGCCCAATTCAAACCATCGACTTGCCCAATTTTACTGAAGCACCATGGATTCACAAACATAAGGATTGGTATTATTTGTCGTATGCCTACCAATTTCCCGAAAAAATTGCCTACGCCATGAGCAAATCAGTAAATGGCCCATGGGAATACAAAGGAATTTTGAATGAAGTGGCAGGAAATTCAAACACCAATCATCAAGCAATAATCGACTTTAAAGACAAATCTTATTTTATTTATCACAATGGCTCCATTCCTACCGATGGAGGAAGTTTTAGACGTTCTGTTTGCGTGGACAGATTATACTACAATCCGGACGGAACCATGAAAAGAGTAATCATGACTTCGGAAGGGATTCAAAAATAAAAACTTATGAAATTTTTCAAACACATTCAAAACCCATTCTTTTTTCTGGCACTGTTGACAACATGTTTTTCTTTCGCCCAAAAAAGACCCGTAACACACGACCCCGTAGTTGCAAAACAAGGAGACGTATATTATCTATTTTGCACCGGACCCGGAATCACGAGTTTTACATCCAAAGATTTAAAAACTTGGACACAGGCCGATCCTGTTTTTGCAAAAGCACCGGATTGGGCCTTGACCGTGGCACCAGGTTTCAACGGACATATTTGGGCTCCGGATATTAGCTTTCACAACGGAATTTACTATTTGTATTATTCCGTTTCGGCATTTGGCAAAAACACCTCGGCCATTGGGCTGGTAACCAATGCTACCCTAAATCCGACCGATTCAAATTACA comes from the Flavobacterium limnophilum genome and includes:
- a CDS encoding glycoside hydrolase family 43 protein — its product is MKKTLTIVSLLALLSSCKTTKPENSAASANAGNTTQTINNPIIKDKYTADPAALVYKDKVYLYTGHDVPEKNVNSYRMNDWLVYSSSDMTHWEEHPVPLKTTDFAWAKGDAWAGQVIERNGKFYWYVTVSHGTIHGKSIGIAVSDSPIGPFKDALGKAIITNDMTTKTAISWDDIDPTVIIDNGQAYLFWGNTVCNYVKLKENMIEMDGPIQTIDLPNFTEAPWIHKHKDWYYLSYAYQFPEKIAYAMSKSVNGPWEYKGILNEVAGNSNTNHQAIIDFKDKSYFIYHNGSIPTDGGSFRRSVCVDRLYYNPDGTMKRVIMTSEGIQK